A window of the Parabacteroides merdae ATCC 43184 genome harbors these coding sequences:
- a CDS encoding GH92 family glycosyl hydrolase — protein sequence MFADRYYVKGKRLIADNLPKEPVEYVNPYMGNISHLLVPTYPTVHLPNSMLRVYPERGDFTGDRLGGLPLIVTSHRGSSAFNLSPYQGDEAGLKPVIQYSYDREKIVPYRYQVYLDEANIEVDYAPSHQSAVYSLTFEKDGPAYLVFNSRNGELKCDGNTVSGFQYVDKKTKVYLYAETDKTPEKSGVLASGTVKYGKSSVEGKDAALTLAFSGQKEIGVRYGISFISTEQARKNLEREINSYDVSAIARIGRNEWNDALGKIQVSGGSENDKTVFYTSLYRCYERPVNLSEDGKYYSAFDGKIHEDGGRSFYTDDWIWDTYRATHPLRILIDKERETDIINSYLLMAQQMGTNWMPTFPEVTGDSRRMNSNHAVATVIDAWRKGVRGFDLEKAYEAARKGIEEKTLIPWSAAPSGWLDEFYKEHGYIPALKPGEKETVADVSPWEKRQPVAVTLGTAYDEWCLSQIAAELGKKEDAEYFLARSYNYRNLFNPETRFFHPKDKDGKFIEGVDYRYSGGLGARDYYDENNGYIYRWDVQHNIGDLVSLIGGNEVFTAALDSMFDTPLGMSKWQFYSFLPDHTGNVGMFSMANEPSLHIPYLYNYAGQPWKTQKRIRVLLDQWFRNDLMGVPGDEDGGGMSAFVVFSMMGFYPVTPGSPTYNIGSPVFSDVKIDLGGGNVFEIVADGASHDNKYVQSATLNGEELSGPWFDHSRITAGGVLSLKMGPKANKKWGIGNPPPSVGPMQK from the coding sequence ATGTTTGCCGATAGGTATTATGTCAAAGGAAAACGGTTGATCGCCGATAACCTGCCGAAAGAACCGGTAGAATATGTTAACCCTTATATGGGGAACATCAGCCATCTGCTGGTGCCGACTTATCCGACCGTCCATCTGCCTAACAGTATGTTGCGCGTCTATCCCGAACGTGGTGATTTTACGGGAGACCGGTTGGGTGGGTTGCCTCTCATCGTGACAAGCCATCGAGGTAGTTCGGCTTTCAACCTGAGTCCTTATCAGGGTGATGAGGCGGGTCTGAAACCTGTTATCCAGTATAGTTACGATCGGGAAAAGATTGTCCCGTATCGATATCAGGTATATTTGGATGAGGCGAATATCGAGGTCGATTATGCTCCATCTCACCAGAGCGCGGTTTATAGCCTTACGTTCGAGAAAGACGGACCGGCTTATCTGGTGTTCAATAGCCGGAATGGAGAGTTGAAATGTGATGGAAACACTGTCAGTGGTTTTCAATATGTAGATAAGAAAACAAAGGTCTATTTATATGCCGAAACAGACAAGACACCGGAGAAATCCGGTGTCCTGGCCAGTGGAACCGTGAAGTATGGTAAATCGTCCGTAGAGGGAAAAGATGCCGCCTTGACATTGGCTTTCTCCGGTCAGAAAGAGATCGGTGTGCGCTATGGAATCTCTTTTATTAGCACAGAACAAGCCCGGAAGAACCTGGAACGTGAGATCAACTCATATGATGTAAGTGCAATCGCCCGGATCGGACGAAACGAATGGAACGATGCTTTAGGCAAGATACAGGTAAGTGGAGGAAGTGAAAACGACAAGACCGTTTTCTATACTTCCTTATACCGTTGTTATGAACGTCCGGTGAATCTGAGCGAAGACGGTAAATACTATAGTGCTTTTGATGGCAAGATACATGAAGACGGTGGCCGTTCGTTCTATACCGACGACTGGATTTGGGATACCTATCGTGCTACCCATCCGCTTCGTATCCTGATCGATAAAGAACGTGAGACCGATATTATCAACTCTTATCTCTTGATGGCCCAGCAAATGGGGACGAACTGGATGCCGACATTCCCTGAAGTGACCGGCGACTCCCGCCGTATGAACTCCAACCATGCCGTTGCCACTGTTATCGATGCTTGGCGGAAAGGTGTTCGCGGTTTCGATCTTGAAAAAGCATATGAAGCAGCCCGTAAGGGTATCGAAGAGAAAACGTTGATCCCCTGGTCGGCGGCTCCTTCCGGATGGTTGGATGAATTTTATAAGGAACATGGCTATATTCCAGCTTTGAAACCGGGTGAAAAAGAAACGGTGGCTGATGTCTCTCCGTGGGAAAAGCGCCAACCGGTTGCCGTTACCTTAGGAACGGCTTATGACGAATGGTGTCTTTCTCAGATCGCGGCCGAACTGGGGAAGAAAGAGGATGCGGAATATTTCCTTGCCCGGTCTTATAACTACCGGAATCTCTTTAATCCGGAAACCCGTTTCTTCCATCCGAAGGATAAGGACGGTAAGTTTATCGAAGGTGTGGATTATCGGTATTCTGGTGGTTTGGGTGCTCGCGATTATTATGATGAAAATAATGGTTATATTTATCGTTGGGATGTACAACACAATATCGGCGACTTGGTTTCGCTTATCGGAGGAAACGAGGTCTTTACGGCTGCTCTCGATTCGATGTTTGATACTCCTTTAGGAATGTCCAAGTGGCAATTCTACTCGTTTTTGCCTGATCATACCGGCAATGTCGGAATGTTCTCGATGGCAAATGAACCGAGCCTGCATATCCCGTATCTGTATAATTATGCCGGACAACCCTGGAAGACGCAGAAACGCATCCGTGTCCTGCTTGACCAATGGTTCCGTAACGACCTGATGGGAGTTCCAGGTGATGAGGACGGGGGAGGCATGTCTGCCTTTGTGGTGTTTAGCATGATGGGATTTTATCCGGTGACACCAGGATCTCCGACTTACAATATCGGCAGTCCGGTCTTTTCGGATGTGAAGATCGACCTCGGAGGTGGCAATGTGTTCGAGATCGTGGCTGATGGCGCTTCCCATGATAATAAATATGTGCAATCGGCTACGTTGAACGGCGAAGAGTTGAGTGGGCCTTGGTTTGACCATAGTCGGATTACCGCCGGCGGTGTCCTGTCTCTGAAGATGGGACCGAAAGCAAATAAGAAATGGGGGATTGGAAATCCTCCGCCATCGGTGGGTCCGATGCAGAAGTAA
- a CDS encoding UpxY family transcription antiterminator: MKNSRIFVYVMEKKELKINADKTSWYVLYTAPRAEKQVRDRINALGVECWLPLHRAPRVWSDRVKIVELPLFNSYLFVRCTDPELRNLTRVYGVARIVYYNGKPAVVRQKEIDAIQDFLDQASEHALCPGEEVEILCGAMKHVSGKVKKIKKNHLVLYLEQLGATVCVKLDDVARVDRLK; the protein is encoded by the coding sequence ATGAAAAATAGTCGTATATTTGTGTACGTTATGGAGAAAAAAGAACTTAAGATAAACGCCGATAAGACAAGTTGGTATGTGTTGTATACCGCTCCCAGGGCGGAAAAGCAGGTGAGGGACCGGATCAATGCGCTTGGAGTCGAGTGCTGGCTTCCGCTTCATCGTGCGCCCAGGGTCTGGTCTGACCGTGTCAAAATCGTGGAGTTGCCATTATTTAACTCTTATCTGTTTGTACGGTGTACCGACCCGGAGTTAAGAAATCTGACCCGAGTGTATGGCGTGGCCCGTATCGTCTATTACAATGGAAAACCGGCCGTTGTCCGCCAGAAGGAGATCGATGCCATTCAGGATTTTCTCGACCAAGCATCCGAACATGCTTTATGCCCCGGCGAAGAGGTCGAGATCCTTTGCGGAGCCATGAAACATGTTTCCGGAAAAGTAAAGAAGATTAAAAAGAATCATTTAGTTCTTTACCTTGAACAATTAGGGGCTACAGTCTGTGTCAAACTAGATGACGTTGCCAGGGTGGACCGGTTGAAATAA
- a CDS encoding cobyric acid synthase, with protein sequence MNVRLKPIMFVGTCSDAGKSVINAAFCRIFKQDGYHPAPFKAQNMSLNSYSTPEGGEMGRAQVVQAEACGIAPHTDMNPVLLKPTNDKSSQVVLNGRPVGNMSAQDYFGMQNQKEVLFKEAIEAFHRLESRYSPIVLEGAGSISELNLRDRDITNMRMAEQAGAATFLVADIDRGGVFGSVYGTIALLKPEERVLMKGIIINKFRGDASLFDDGRKIIEDLTGVPVVGVIPWFRDIKIEEEDSVALDMKHNTYRDGKINVAIILLKRMSNFTDFDVLDMDPRFNAYYTNNIDEIEKADIILLPGSKNTLSDLQSLRACGIADAIIRAHKNGKKVIGICGGYQMMGARLEDPKAIEGNLPAVPGLGLLPQCTIIEPEKITRQSTFAFLPGLCKDGSCKSGSRTISYGCRGYEIHMGRTTLLGDAPENPVAVLNDGRTDGYYLDNTCWGSYMHGILDNPEVLDNLAEGFDKETTDHPFDYAAFKEEQYDKLANLVRKHVDMDYIYRQLV encoded by the coding sequence ATGAACGTACGCCTAAAACCGATCATGTTTGTCGGGACTTGTTCCGATGCAGGCAAAAGCGTTATCAATGCAGCTTTCTGCCGTATATTCAAGCAAGACGGATATCATCCGGCACCATTCAAGGCGCAAAATATGTCACTCAACTCCTACTCCACTCCCGAAGGAGGAGAAATGGGACGTGCACAGGTGGTACAGGCCGAAGCCTGCGGGATCGCCCCGCATACGGATATGAACCCGGTGTTGCTGAAACCGACGAATGATAAAAGCTCCCAAGTCGTCTTGAACGGCCGGCCGGTCGGAAACATGTCGGCACAGGATTATTTCGGTATGCAAAACCAAAAAGAGGTATTATTCAAAGAAGCGATTGAAGCCTTCCATCGCCTGGAAAGTCGCTATAGCCCGATCGTCCTGGAAGGGGCCGGTAGCATTTCCGAACTAAACCTGCGCGACCGAGACATCACCAATATGCGGATGGCCGAGCAGGCAGGAGCGGCCACCTTTTTGGTTGCCGACATAGACAGAGGCGGCGTTTTCGGATCTGTTTACGGAACAATCGCCCTTCTGAAGCCGGAAGAAAGAGTTTTGATGAAAGGGATCATTATCAATAAATTCAGGGGAGATGCATCTCTTTTTGACGATGGCAGGAAGATTATCGAGGACTTGACCGGTGTGCCGGTAGTAGGTGTGATTCCTTGGTTTCGCGATATCAAAATCGAAGAAGAAGATTCGGTCGCCCTCGATATGAAACACAATACTTACCGGGACGGAAAAATCAACGTGGCGATCATCTTGCTGAAACGAATGTCTAATTTCACCGACTTCGACGTATTGGATATGGACCCTCGCTTCAATGCCTATTATACGAACAATATCGACGAGATAGAAAAAGCAGATATCATCCTGCTTCCCGGCTCTAAAAATACACTTTCGGATCTTCAAAGCCTGCGAGCGTGCGGTATAGCCGATGCAATTATCCGTGCCCATAAAAACGGGAAAAAAGTTATCGGCATCTGTGGAGGGTATCAAATGATGGGAGCACGCCTCGAGGACCCGAAAGCCATCGAAGGAAACCTGCCCGCCGTTCCCGGACTGGGCCTGCTACCGCAATGTACGATCATCGAACCGGAAAAAATAACTCGCCAAAGCACCTTTGCCTTTCTGCCTGGGCTATGCAAGGACGGTTCCTGTAAAAGCGGTTCGCGAACCATCTCCTACGGCTGTCGCGGCTACGAGATACACATGGGACGAACAACTCTGCTTGGCGACGCTCCAGAAAATCCGGTGGCCGTCCTCAACGACGGACGGACGGACGGTTATTATCTGGATAACACATGCTGGGGCAGCTATATGCACGGAATACTGGATAACCCGGAAGTCCTGGACAACCTGGCCGAAGGATTTGATAAAGAAACAACAGACCACCCTTTCGACTATGCAGCATTCAAAGAAGAACAATACGACAAGTTGGCGAATTTAGTCAGGAAACATGTCGATATGGATTATATCTATCGGCAACTGGTTTGA